The DNA sequence AAAATGAAGCCTATCTAGCTATTTGTTAGGAACTAGAACTTCctatctcaaatattattatttacgCAACCTACATGAGATCCCTAATTATAATGTACCagataattataaaatatgaatgatttAAGTCTGATTAAAATACTTTGAAAATCGTGTGTACAAAGCAAATCCAAGGAAATACTACTATTGGACAATCAACCAATGGCATAAAGataaacaaacataaattgtaaattgaattgaattggacggattttatataaatcattgttaatattaattattttcctgTATTAAATTGCAATAAATTAGGAGTATGATTTAAAAGGTTTTGATTCGAAAGATTTATGATAAACAGATAAAGTGACAgcatacaataaaataaataaatctctTCCTAATTTCCAgatgtttaatttaaaattattgcaGAAGCGTAAACATCAATACGTTAaccaatttaaaaatgaattagtaaCGCTAACGCAATACGTTTATCCTTCCacaataactaaaaaaataaacctCGTTTAAATTAACATCTATATGTGTAAAACATTAATTCTATTGGATATTATACTCAAATCAAATTGGAAATAATCCctgaattcaaataaatatttcaaattaaatgcTTAGTTATTACTAGATGCAATTTAGTaagtgaaaatataattaaaaaataagattagttagattttattcaaaatttattatattaaccaATGTAACAGTGCATATgaataagcaaaaaaaaatgaaaaaaaaaaaattacctcGAGTAGTCGTTTGAAGAAATGCAGGATGATAGCCGCGCGGAGCAGTGCGAACCGCAGATCTCCGATGGGGAAGgcgaggagagagaaaaatccAGCCAAAAACGCCGGCGAGTAGGCTCCGATCATTCCTAATTTGACGGAAACTTTAGGCTTCTCCTTCGTCGCGTCGTCCACGCGCAGCAGCTTCGAGTACTGCATATTCTTCCCGATCACCTCCATCCACCCACCGTTGATCATCGCCAGCAAACAGATCGCCGAAATCGCGGTTATCGCTGCGCTCGCCGGCGGCGGGTAGAGGAAATTCAGCAGCATTGAGAAGACCATCTCGGTGAGGCGATTTTGTGAAGGGAGGGAATTTGGAGAGTGTGTGATTTTTTTGGCTGAGGAGTgaagtatttatagagaaaaaagagagataggtgtaattggaaaagtaaggctattgaataaaaatactaGTTTCAAGATATAAATTGGAAGAAGGAATGCATAGATTTAGTCTTTCGATGAATTTTACCGACGGATTATCGATGGCGACTGTTGTTGGTGAGTTGTCGTCTGTAAGCAAAGGTTGTGGAAGATTTACCGACGGGAATGCACTGGTAAATCATGTCCGtcgataattttttaaatttgttttgccAAATGCGTTGGTAAAATTGGTATATTGGTAATGTTGATGGAATATTTTGGGCTTTAACTTCGGAGTAAAGTTTGTTGGAGATCCGTCGTCAATTCGTCAGTAATGAAAGATGAATTGTATCCATTAGAGAATCGGTTGCTAATTGATCTTTGCTTTTTTAGTGAATATAGTACAATAGTATCGGTCCGGTAAAAGTGGCATATTAGTAGCTCGTGAGTAATGTAATTGGAACTTTTGGTGTGTTCAGTTCACGCCAAGGCCCATTAGAGATCCGTTGTTAATCCGTCATAATTAACAACGAATTATAACAGGTTGGAGAATCTTAGGGAATATCTTAATATGTTCCTAAATTACAAGAATGTTGAAATAGGGCCATACAATGCCCTTGAGTAAAAGAAATGTTGAGAGCAAAAACTGGCGAACAATAGAATAATACGTGTGTTGGTCTGATGGTATTGCGGTTAATGTATGATGCCAAAGGTCTTGAATTCGAATCCATCATAACGCATCctttaaatttctattcatttatatttaaatcaataaatgACAAAAGCAAAATGATCAATCAGAAATTCTtacataagaaaaataatggaCGAACAAATCTAACATATACTCATAtctcaaaatataaaaggaaTCAAAGCCTTCACATCTTTAGGAAAATCCTCAAATTTGGATTGATACCATCTTCTAGTGGCATAACTCCTACCCATCAAATAAAAGGTTGTACTGAGACCAACACTAACCGAAAAAACTGTCTGTGAAATGCAAGAAATTCCCCAAAATCCAATGATTTCGAATAAATAGTGGGGGCATATCACTAGAGAGAAGAGGCCATCTTGTGGAATTTTGTACTGTTTTTCACCTTTGCTTCTCAATTTTGATAGAAGAAAATGGTGGTAGAAATTCCCACCAATTCCCACTAAAAATAATGCCACTCCTATGTATTTGAGATCGATAGAAGGCTCTTGGAGTTGTAGCATTAGTTGTTGATTGTAGATCATGGTTGCCGAGGAGAGGAAGTAGCCCGTGGAGATGACGAACATGGCTTCGGTTTCCATCATTGAACTGTATTTGTGAACGAATAGAACCTATCGGAGAATTGAAAATAGTTCTTTAAACAAACTTATAGATTTCAAGAGTTTTCGAAACTGAATAGAATAATGATGTGCCGTGTGCGGACGTATGTGCAATGGTAGAAGCCATGCTAACTTAATTAGTATActtagtaataattaattagtgctAATTAGTGTTAACTAGAATATAATCTTGATTAGAGTTAATTTATGTGGTTGGTAAGTATAGTTATAAATTCAAACGTTATATCTCAATTATTAAGAACATGTATGCACAAGAATTCATCTTTTGTATTGCTTAGGAAATAGTAGGAAGTTTCTATCTCCAAAACACACATTCCAAAAATTTGTCCTCcgtcatttatttttgtaatactCCAAAGTATATTTACTGTATTAGCCGTTTCCAAAGTTTATTTTAGGTGGTTTTGGACCCGTGATGTGCAATACATTTTtacattatgttttttaattttcatgtcgacataaaatatttcaatagcCATGTCTTTAAATATGATAgtgcaaattaattttgaatttgtgatgCCTCTTACTATAATACTATAGACTCAATTTAGCTgtattactttgacttataaTGAGCCtatcatttttatacattaatttagtgagaataaaatttaagtcacaaattttaatcaatttcgATGAATCTCATAAAGCTTAAAAACGAAacattaaatcacaaaattacaaatttttctAATccttacatatataaataagtggTCTTTTGTTGAGAGTGCAGACtattaaataatatcattttaaacATCCCAAAAGATCTCATTTTGTACACAATAAGAAAgttgagaaaaattaaatttttatatcatttccAAACATTGTGGgatcaatcaaaatttaatcaaattttataatttaaatgattattatattatgattatataatataatataataaactaGTGAAATAAGACTTgtgaaacaaaacaaaatgttAAATTTAGAAGTTTAATAGCATATCAAATTGCAAAATTGTAATTGTagcaatatataaaaagaggATTTATTTGGTACCTCAACGAGTCGCTTGAAGAAATGTGTGGTGATAGCACCACGGAGCAGTGTGAACCGCAGATCTCCGAGAGGTAAGGCGACGAGAGAGACAACTCCGGCCAAAAACGCCGGCGTGTAGACTGCGATCATCCCTACTTTTCCGGAAACTCTAGGCTTCTCCTTCGCCTTGTCGTCGTCCAAGCGCAGCAGCTTCGAGTACTGCATATTCTTCCCCTTCGCCTCCATCCACCCCGCGTTGCTCATCGACAGCACATTGATCACCGACATCGCCGTTATCACCACGCTCACCGGCGGCGGGTACAGGAACTTCAGCAGCACAGACACCAACATCGCGGCGGCGAATTTGTGTGGAATTTGGAGAGAGTGATGGATATTGTTTGATCTATTTGGCTATGGAGAATGTTTATGGTGAGAGAGAGTGGTATATGTGGGCAAAGCAAAGCCATACGATTACTACCtacatttttttgtgttttttattttatttgtggaATTATGAAAATGATGTGGTGACATTTTTAGATATGAATGTGGTGCAACTTTTCTAGTgttttgcataaaaaatagtcacaAAGATTGGGAGCTATAGAGAACTAGATGTGCTTGGAGTCACGGCAGGGGATCCAAACCCGAACTAGATACCTATGTTAATGTAAAACCGGAAAAATTCGAGTTTTAGGAAGTACTTTGTTCGTATTGTAAAGATAAGTGATTGATATACTGTGAATAACTAAAACACAAATTCAGAGAGATTAATTCAATTGATAAGTAACTGCTCAAAATTGTGCCCCATGGCTTCAAAATCACTTACCATAGTATCCTAAAGGAAAACAATGCAAGTCAAGTAAAGCCAACAACTGAAAGCAAGTGCAGTTTCCACCCCCGATTTCTGGCACGATCGAGCCTATCAAAAAACGACAGTGTCAGTTGCAAAGCCCGTAATCAAAATTCGACAAAAATATCGAGAAACTTAGTGAGAAACCATCACAGATATGATCACCAATAATATGTTATTAGTTTGGATAGCAAGGGGTACCTGTTGGGAGAGATTGCTTCGGCTTCTCAGAGTCGAATGCGTAAAGATACTTGGAGCAACGAATCTTGAGCTTTGCAACATCCTTGCTCCCCTTTATTTACACAGAGCATGCGCCCTTCCTTCTAGCAGCGACAAGGAAGTCCTTGATTTCATGGATTTGCTTAGGCTGGAAATCACAAACAAGAATCTGTAACGATGTAAACTAGCAATGATCAAAACATGAATCTATTTATGTGACATTGGCATAAATTTTGGCTCTCAAATCTCTACCATcaaaaaatcacaatcaaGAGTGTGTCTAGCTAGCTCTCTTTCCCAGAACCACGAGCTCAAGCCAATGCACTGTTGAGCAATCCGTACAGCCTactcatgccattttcaacgTTGCTCAACAATTTCCTTTAACTCTTTAAGGCTAAAACAAGGAGCCTTCTGAATTCCCCTCTCTCTCATCATCTCCTTAACCCTAGCAACATCTTCCCACTTCCCTGCTGCAGCATAAACATTAACCAGAATATTGTAACCGGAGAAGCTATGAGGATCTTGCTCGATCAAGTCTTTGGCTATCTGCTCTCCCATCGCCATGTCCCCTTCAAAACGACATGAGGCAAACAGCCCCGCCCACGTTGAGGATTCTTGCGACATCCCCTCATCAATCGGAATGTTCTTCAAAACACTCACTGCCTCCTCCGTTAGACCTACGTTGGCCATCAGATTAGCCAAGCACCAGTAGTGACCAAAATTAGGTTTGATGCCGAAATCATCGGTCATCTGGGAGAAGTAATTTCTCCCATCTTCCAACAACCCTAGGCGCGCACAAGCGCATAAAACTCCAATGAAGGTAAGTTCATCTGCAGCTAACCTATCGTTTCCCCTAATTTCAACTAGCATTTCTGCGAATAGACCAAGTCCCTCAACTGGATTGCCGTGAATGCAGTGCCCTAAAATTATTGCATTCCAAGAAACAGAATTCTTCCCCGGCATCCTCTCAAAAACCAGTCGAGCCGAATTGACCTTACCACATTTGCTATACATATCAATCATAGCTGTATCTataatcaaactcaaactcaaactcgAAAAGGACCTAATGAGAAATCCATGAACAGATCTCCCTTCCTTCAATCTATTAGACCTCCCACAAGCAGTGATCACTTGCACCATGGTAGTGTCATTACTCCTTACATATTGCCCCATCATTTCTCTGAACAATTTCAACGAATTCCCCGGACTCCGAAGCTTCAAATACCCGGTAATCACAATGTTCCACGAGACCACATTTCTCTCAGGCATTTCATCGAACAGCTTATGCGCTAATCCCATTTCACCAGCCTTCGCAAAACCATCAATCACAGTGTTCCATGAAACTAAATCTCTAACAACCATTTCCACAAACAGTTTGTGCGCGACATCCATAACCCCACAACAAGCATAGAAATGAATCAACGAATTCTGCACCGGTAAAACACTGTCAAAACCCAATTTCACAATGTGCCCATGGCACATTCGGCCCGAGCTCAAACACCCCGATTTCGCGCAGGCACTGATCAACGGCGGAAACGTGAATCCATTGGGGTAGAATCCACCTACTCTCAGCATCTCCACATAGAAGACCACAGCTTTCTCATAATAGCTGCTGCAGGAATACTGTTTTATAACGGTGTTGACGCAAAATGCATCGGGAGATTCAACGCGCTTGAAAATCAGTAGCGTGTAGCACAAATCGTTGATCAAATTCGACGAGAGCTTCAGGAGGCGGCCGGCGAAGGAGGAGTCGCGGAAGAGGCCGGATGTTATCAAGTGCGATTGGATTTGGAAGAGATGGATTGAGGTCTTGCAGCATTGGAGCAAATGGAGAGCTCTGCTTGCGACGGAATGAGAAGCGTTGGTTTCCGAATTGGGAGAGAGGGGTGAAGAGGAGAATGGTTTGAATGGATTCGagtggaggaggagaaggtttcTGAAACTGAGGAGTCTTGCCATGCATCGAGATGCTTGGATTGAGGTGGAGCTGCGCTGCTTCGTTTATTGAAACGGCGGAAATTACCATCGAAACATGGAGAATTGACGATGCGATGCGCCAATTGATGCTGAAGGAGAAATTGGATTCTGcaaaaagagagaattttgTTGAAGATGGAGGCGCCATGGTTATGGAGGTTTCTTCCCAGATTAGTAATGGGCCGATTTTAATTGGGCTAAATATGGTCAAAAATTAGATAATGGATTATGGAGAATTGCAAATGGGCCGagatctttttttaatattatgatgaGCAAAATATCTTAACATAATTGTTTTAcggaatgaaaaaaataatcaagtaTGTtcgttattaatttattaaaaataaaatatttctatatctatattttatataagagGGAAAAGCTAGAAGAGGTAGTTGTCCACGTTGAAGAGGAGGGACTGAGGATGCGACGAGAAGTTTGGGTGAGATAAGTACTAGaagttatttataatattttttttatttaaatatttagatattattttttcgtaaaaaGAAATTGTTCCGTCATGTAGTCATTCTTTGATTTCTGTAATCACATGGGATGTCCTTGTGATAGAAAATGACTTGTCATGTAGttatactttgattttcgTGATCACATGGGTTGTCATTGGATTTCACCACCACTTGTATAGAAAATGACTTGTCGTGTagtcatactttgattttcgtGATCACATGGGTGGTCATTGTATTCCATCACCACTTGTGATAGAAAATGACTTGTCGTGTagtcatactttgattttcgtGATCACATGGGTTGTTATTGGATTCCACCGCCACTTGTGATAGTTAATGACTTGTCATTTAGTgattctttgattttcttgatcacATGGATGTCATTAGATTCTTCCACCACGTATGAGCACAATTCTTCTATTCATGCTTTGATTGAAGGGCTTACCCGCTGGAGCGATGGCTTGGCCGGTCCCGGAACCTCCATACCCATGGTCGCCCTCCGCCGCGGCGCCCCAGCGCCACGACTTCAAATGCGAAATGTTCAAAGTTGAGAAGCTGCGTCGCCAGATTTGGGAAAGAAGATGAAGGAAAATGggtttgaagtttgaactcATGTTGGAGTATTAATTTCCTATTGGGccttaaattttatatactattgggatgtttttattgaatattacGATAATAAAACAAGCCTAAgtttaaacaattaaacacataAACAGTAAAACCCAACAATTAAATCCCACATGCTATGCAGCCGAGCATTAATTCTTTTTCACAatttttgatttcttcttttaatttacttttttttctcattttattttcctttttaatcatGAGTAGGACACTTGTAACCAAATTGtccaaattttaattcttaaaagaatatacaGTTTGCACACTCTATATTTTCAACATCCTTaccttaaatttaaaatttcatagataaaatattttgagtaCAAACATGATCTAATCATCAATTTCAtagattttgtaatttgaattatttttagttatttgaaaaaaacataaaatccaattaaaacatacctaaataaaatacatcttggcttaactttttattttaatatttctcttATAGATACATTAGTTTATTTTCGGATATCGAATAAAATATTAGGTTTGCTAAATTtgattgcatatttttattcaaaaaaaatttgaatgaacAATAAATCAAACTGTATagtatatcaataaattaatttttttaatattaatgttattttaaataatattattttttattaaattttagcaCCGGCTAATTTATATTTCTGGTTCCGTCCCTGACATaagcaacaaaaattaaaagttacatACTAAGCAACGGAAATGGAAGATTACATACTAAGCAACAGAAGTTgaaagttactccctccgtccacgattaagagtctcatttctaaatggcgcgggttttaagaaatgttaagaaaagtgggtggaagaaagttagtggaataggggtcccacttgtatatgttagttttaaatgatatgtgagttaaatgagttagtggaatgtggggtctctttaccattcatggtaattatgaaccgggactcttattcgtggactgaccaaaatggaaaaacgggactcttattcgtggacggagggagtacatactAAGAAACATACATTGGAAACAGATAAATTACGATTGCTTCCCAAACAATTCTTCTATTAGATTGCGTTTCagatcttcttcttctgggGTTAAGTCCCTCCTAGCCATCAGCGGAA is a window from the Salvia hispanica cultivar TCC Black 2014 chromosome 1, UniMelb_Shisp_WGS_1.0, whole genome shotgun sequence genome containing:
- the LOC125201368 gene encoding 3-oxo-5-alpha-steroid 4-dehydrogenase 2-like, with protein sequence MLVSVLLKFLYPPPVSVVITAMSVINVLSMSNAGWMEAKGKNMQYSKLLRLDDDKAKEKPRVSGKVGMIAVYTPAFLAGVVSLVALPLGDLRFTLLRGAITTHFFKRLVEVLFVHKYSSMMETEAMFVISTGYFLSSATMIYNQQLMLQLQEPSIDLKYIGVALFLVGIGGNFYHHFLLSKLRSKGEKQYKIPQDGLFSLVICPHYLFEIIGFWGISCISQTVFSVSVGLSTTFYLMGRSYATRRWYQSKFEDFPKDVKALIPFIF
- the LOC125201367 gene encoding pentatricopeptide repeat-containing protein At3g51320 — protein: MARLLSFRNLLLLHSNPFKPFSSSPLSPNSETNASHSVASRALHLLQCCKTSIHLFQIQSHLITSGLFRDSSFAGRLLKLSSNLINDLCYTLLIFKRVESPDAFCVNTVIKQYSCSSYYEKAVVFYVEMLRVGGFYPNGFTFPPLISACAKSGCLSSGRMCHGHIVKLGFDSVLPVQNSLIHFYACCGVMDVAHKLFVEMVVRDLVSWNTVIDGFAKAGEMGLAHKLFDEMPERNVVSWNIVITGYLKLRSPGNSLKLFREMMGQYVRSNDTTMVQVITACGRSNRLKEGRSVHGFLIRSFSSLSLSLIIDTAMIDMYSKCGKVNSARLVFERMPGKNSVSWNAIILGHCIHGNPVEGLGLFAEMLVEIRGNDRLAADELTFIGVLCACARLGLLEDGRNYFSQMTDDFGIKPNFGHYWCLANLMANVGLTEEAVSVLKNIPIDEGMSQESSTWAGLFASCRFEGDMAMGEQIAKDLIEQDPHSFSGYNILVNVYAAAGKWEDVARVKEMMRERGIQKAPCFSLKELKEIVEQR